In a single window of the Arachis hypogaea cultivar Tifrunner chromosome 6, arahy.Tifrunner.gnm2.J5K5, whole genome shotgun sequence genome:
- the LOC112696441 gene encoding serine/threonine-protein kinase AFC1 isoform X1 — METQRIMEIPHRSIDKRPRKRPRLTWDMPPPPPPIPPPLPCKVLPASNRSQEVGNGIVPNHVYSSSMFYRGTSRNGSPPWRPDDKDGHYVFAVGENLTPRYRILGKMGEGTFGQVLECFDNEKKEVVAIKIVRSLIKYREAAMTEIDVLMRLAKHDVSGSRCVQIRNWFDYRNHICIVFEKLGPSLYDFLRKNSYRSFPIDLVREFARQLLESVAFMHDLCLIHTDLKPENILLVSSEFIKVPDYKFLSRTTKDGSYFKNLPKTSSIKLIDFGSTTFEHQDHSYVVSTRHYRAPEVILGLGWNYPCDLWSVGCILVELCTGEALFQTHENLEHLAMMERVLGPLPPQMVVRADRRAEKYFRRGARLGWPDSSTSRESMRAVWKLPRLPNLIMQHVDHSAGDLIDLLQGLLRYEPVERLRAREALRHPFFLPGDPKRYGYSL; from the exons ATGGAGACGCAGCGGATAATGGAGATTCCGCATAGGAGCATAGACAAGAGGCCAAGGAAGAGACCTCGTTTAACATGGGACATGCCTCCTCCTCCGCCTCctattcctcctcctcttccttgcAAG GTTCTTCCAGCTTCAAATCGCAGCCAGGAGGTTGGGAATGGCATTGTTCCAAATCatgtttattcatcatccatgTTTTATAGGGGAACGTCTCGAAATGGATCGCCCCCTTGGAGGCCTGATGATAAAGATGGTCACTATGTTTTTGCCGTGGGTGAAAATTTGACACCACGAT ACAGGATTCTTGGTAAAATGGGGGAAG GAACATTTGGTCAAGTCTTGGAATGTTTTGACAATGAAAAGAAAGAAGTTGTGGCAATTAAAATTGTTCGCTCCCTAATCAAGTATCGTGAGGCAGCAATGACTGAAATTGATGTGCTGATGAGGCTAGCCAAACATGATGTTTCTGGTTCTCG TTGTGTGCAAATACGGAATTGGTTTGACTATCGTAATCATATTTGTATT GTATTTGAGAAGCTTGGACCAAGCTTATACGATTTTCTACGCAAAAACAGCTATCGTTCTTTTCCCATTGATCTAGTTCGGGAGTTTGCCAGACAACTTTTGGAGTCTGTAGCAT TTATGCATGATTTATGCTTGATTCACACTGATTTGAAGCCAGAGAATATTCTGCTTGTCTCATCAGAATTTATCAAAGTGCCAGATTATAAG TTTTTGTCACGGACCACAAAAGATGGCTCCTATTTCAAGAATCTTCCCAAGACAAGTTCCATTAAACTCATTGATTTTGGGAGTACAACATTTGAGCATCAAGATCATAGTTATGTAGTGTCAACAAGACATTATCGTGCACCAGAAGTTATCTTAG GTCTTGGATGGAATTATCCTTGTGACCTTTGGAGTGTAGGCTGCATATTAGTTGAACTTTGCACA GGTGAGGCACTTTTCCAGACGCATGAGAACTTGGAACATCTTGCCATGATGGAGCGAGTTTTAGGGCCACTGCCTCCCCAAATGGTGGTCAGGGCAGA TCGTCGAGCCGAGAAGTATTTTAGAAGGGGTGCACGTTTGGGTTGGCCTGATAGTTCAACTTCAAGAGAAAGCATGAGGGCAGTTTGGAAATTGCCTCGATTACCG AACCTTATAATGCAGCACGTTGATCATTCTGCCGGTGACTTGATTGACCTCTTGCAAGGGCTTTTACGGTATGAACCAGTAGAGCGGCTTAGAGCAAGGGAAGCGTTAAGACATCCCTTCTTTTTGCCAGGAGATCCTAAAAGATATGGTTACTCATTATAA
- the LOC112696441 gene encoding serine/threonine-protein kinase AFC1 isoform X2 translates to MMFLVLVMHDLCLIHTDLKPENILLVSSEFIKVPDYKFLSRTTKDGSYFKNLPKTSSIKLIDFGSTTFEHQDHSYVVSTRHYRAPEVILGLGWNYPCDLWSVGCILVELCTGEALFQTHENLEHLAMMERVLGPLPPQMVVRADRRAEKYFRRGARLGWPDSSTSRESMRAVWKLPRLPNLIMQHVDHSAGDLIDLLQGLLRYEPVERLRAREALRHPFFLPGDPKRYGYSL, encoded by the exons ATGATGTTTCTGGTTCTCG TTATGCATGATTTATGCTTGATTCACACTGATTTGAAGCCAGAGAATATTCTGCTTGTCTCATCAGAATTTATCAAAGTGCCAGATTATAAG TTTTTGTCACGGACCACAAAAGATGGCTCCTATTTCAAGAATCTTCCCAAGACAAGTTCCATTAAACTCATTGATTTTGGGAGTACAACATTTGAGCATCAAGATCATAGTTATGTAGTGTCAACAAGACATTATCGTGCACCAGAAGTTATCTTAG GTCTTGGATGGAATTATCCTTGTGACCTTTGGAGTGTAGGCTGCATATTAGTTGAACTTTGCACA GGTGAGGCACTTTTCCAGACGCATGAGAACTTGGAACATCTTGCCATGATGGAGCGAGTTTTAGGGCCACTGCCTCCCCAAATGGTGGTCAGGGCAGA TCGTCGAGCCGAGAAGTATTTTAGAAGGGGTGCACGTTTGGGTTGGCCTGATAGTTCAACTTCAAGAGAAAGCATGAGGGCAGTTTGGAAATTGCCTCGATTACCG AACCTTATAATGCAGCACGTTGATCATTCTGCCGGTGACTTGATTGACCTCTTGCAAGGGCTTTTACGGTATGAACCAGTAGAGCGGCTTAGAGCAAGGGAAGCGTTAAGACATCCCTTCTTTTTGCCAGGAGATCCTAAAAGATATGGTTACTCATTATAA